In one Umezawaea sp. Da 62-37 genomic region, the following are encoded:
- a CDS encoding MFS transporter produces the protein MGTPGVRRVAFASSAGNAVELYDFLLYGTASALVFDKLFFPSFDERIGTLLSLATFGAGFLARPLGGAVIGHFGDRIGRRAMLVMTLTVTGVCTALIGVLPTYSSVGLLAPVLLVLLRLVQGFFLGGEQGGATLMVVEHAPPERAGWYGSWTFLGSPLGLLLASAAMSLSVSVSGDDFLDWGWRVPFLFSLVLVGVGLYVRLSVQESPVFRATRARGETVRLPIVEVLRGHWRTVLLGAGVNFGFNMFIFMLATFAASYGTKQLGMPRSVLLNATLIGAFAQAVAILLFARLSDRVGRLPVMLGGAGFLAVFAFPLFWLLDTRQPSLVVLAMVIGFAGSAAIFGPMPAYYAELFGPKIRYTGVSVSYQLGAVLGGGLSPLIAAALLGLTADHASWPVSLYLVGGALVSGLCLLAIGETISGRARRPEPAER, from the coding sequence ATGGGGACACCAGGTGTGCGTCGGGTCGCGTTCGCCAGTTCCGCGGGCAACGCCGTGGAGCTCTACGATTTCCTGCTCTACGGCACCGCGTCCGCGCTGGTGTTCGACAAGCTGTTCTTCCCGTCGTTCGACGAGCGGATCGGCACGCTGCTGTCGCTGGCCACGTTCGGCGCGGGGTTCCTCGCCCGGCCGTTGGGCGGCGCGGTGATCGGCCACTTCGGCGACCGGATCGGGCGGCGCGCGATGCTCGTGATGACGCTGACCGTCACGGGCGTGTGCACGGCGCTGATCGGGGTGCTGCCGACGTACTCGTCGGTCGGTCTCCTGGCGCCGGTCCTGCTGGTCCTGCTGCGCCTGGTGCAGGGGTTCTTCCTGGGCGGCGAGCAGGGCGGGGCGACGCTGATGGTGGTCGAGCACGCGCCCCCGGAGCGGGCCGGGTGGTACGGCAGTTGGACGTTCCTGGGGTCGCCGCTGGGGCTGCTGCTGGCGAGCGCGGCGATGTCGTTGTCGGTCAGCGTCTCCGGCGACGATTTCCTGGACTGGGGTTGGCGGGTGCCGTTCCTGTTCAGCCTGGTGCTGGTCGGGGTCGGGCTGTACGTGCGGCTGTCGGTGCAGGAGAGCCCGGTGTTCCGGGCGACCCGCGCCAGGGGCGAGACCGTGAGGCTGCCGATTGTGGAGGTGCTGCGCGGCCATTGGCGCACGGTGCTCCTGGGCGCGGGCGTGAACTTCGGGTTCAACATGTTCATCTTCATGCTGGCCACGTTCGCGGCGTCGTACGGGACCAAGCAGCTCGGCATGCCCCGGTCCGTGCTGCTCAACGCGACGCTGATCGGCGCGTTCGCCCAAGCCGTCGCGATCCTGCTGTTCGCCCGGCTGTCCGACCGGGTCGGGCGGCTGCCGGTGATGCTCGGCGGCGCGGGGTTCCTGGCGGTGTTCGCGTTCCCGCTGTTCTGGCTGCTCGACACCCGCCAGCCGAGCCTGGTCGTGCTGGCGATGGTGATCGGGTTCGCCGGGTCGGCCGCGATCTTCGGGCCGATGCCCGCGTACTACGCGGAGCTGTTCGGCCCGAAGATCCGCTACACCGGGGTGTCGGTGAGCTACCAGCTGGGCGCGGTGCTCGGCGGCGGCCTGTCCCCGCTGATCGCCGCCGCGCTGCTCGGCCTGACCGCCGACCACGCCAGTTGGCCGGTGTCGCTCTACCTCGTCGGCGGCGCGCTGGTCAGCGGGCTGTGCCTCCTGGCGATCGGTGAGACGATCAGCGGTCGAGCACGACGTCCAGAACCTGCCGAACGCTAG
- a CDS encoding SSI family serine proteinase inhibitor has product MAPLPLLLAALLPFSTLPPPADLVPASAIVLSVTDGVNRVLRTVDLQCEPVGGTHPRAQAACDSLDRVDGHIGAQSDGNPICTLVYDPVRATATGTWHGQPRKFDQTFSNTCVMHGRTGDVFQF; this is encoded by the coding sequence ATGGCACCACTCCCGCTCCTCCTGGCCGCGCTCCTCCCCTTCAGCACCCTCCCGCCGCCCGCCGACCTCGTTCCCGCCTCCGCGATCGTGCTGTCCGTGACGGACGGCGTGAACCGCGTCCTGCGCACGGTCGACCTCCAGTGCGAGCCGGTCGGCGGCACCCACCCCCGCGCCCAGGCCGCGTGCGACTCGCTGGACCGCGTCGACGGCCACATCGGCGCCCAATCGGACGGCAACCCGATCTGCACGCTCGTCTACGACCCCGTGCGCGCCACCGCCACCGGCACCTGGCACGGCCAACCGCGGAAGTTCGACCAGACGTTCTCCAACACCTGCGTCATGCACGGCAGGACGGGCGACGTGTTCCAGTTCTGA
- a CDS encoding glutathione peroxidase — MSIYDIPVNTISGEPTTLAPLRGKALLVVNVASKCGLTPQYTGLEQLQKQYGEQGFSVVGFPCNQFAGQEPGTSEEIETFCSTTYGVTFPLFEKVEVNGDGQHPVYAELTKKADADGAAGDVAWNFEKFLISPEGEVVARFRPRTTPDDEAVVKAIEAVLPA, encoded by the coding sequence TTGAGCATCTACGACATTCCGGTCAACACGATCTCCGGCGAGCCCACCACGCTGGCGCCGCTGCGCGGCAAGGCGCTGCTCGTCGTGAACGTGGCCTCCAAGTGCGGGCTCACGCCGCAGTACACCGGGCTGGAGCAGCTCCAGAAGCAGTACGGCGAGCAGGGCTTCTCCGTCGTCGGGTTCCCGTGCAACCAGTTCGCGGGCCAGGAGCCGGGGACGTCCGAGGAGATCGAGACGTTCTGCTCCACCACGTACGGGGTGACGTTCCCGCTGTTCGAGAAGGTCGAGGTGAACGGCGACGGCCAGCACCCCGTGTACGCGGAGCTGACCAAGAAGGCCGACGCCGACGGCGCCGCCGGTGACGTGGCGTGGAACTTCGAGAAGTTCCTGATCAGCCCCGAGGGCGAGGTCGTCGCCCGCTTCCGCCCGCGCACGACGCCCGACGACGAGGCCGTCGTCAAGGCCATCGAGGCCGTGCTGCCCGCTTGA
- the galE gene encoding UDP-glucose 4-epimerase GalE: protein MKLLVTGGAGYIGSATVVALLAAGHAVEVLDDLSTGFADNVPDGAVLHELPLSAAAQVLDPTYDGVLHLAAKISVAESVCKPDLYFDVNVRGTMSLLDAMRTNDVKRLIFSSTGSMYASAGLEPLTEESTVDPQNPYAASKSIVDMMLPWECQASGLGAVSLRYFNAAGASGQLGERHTPETHLIPMVLDVAAGRREEFLLFGDDYPTPDGTPVRDYIHIEDLATAHVLALEAAEPGKHKIYNLGNGRGFSNREVVDAVREVTGRPVPVRTAPRREGDAVASVASADKARTELGWRQAKPELRDIIADAWAFHRG from the coding sequence ATGAAGCTGCTGGTCACCGGCGGCGCCGGCTACATCGGCAGTGCCACGGTCGTGGCGCTGCTGGCCGCGGGTCACGCCGTTGAGGTGCTGGACGACCTGTCCACCGGCTTCGCCGACAACGTGCCGGACGGCGCGGTGCTGCACGAGTTGCCGCTCAGCGCGGCGGCGCAGGTGCTGGACCCGACCTACGACGGCGTCCTGCACCTGGCGGCCAAGATCTCCGTCGCCGAATCGGTGTGCAAGCCGGACCTCTACTTCGACGTCAACGTGCGCGGCACCATGTCGCTGCTGGACGCCATGCGCACCAACGACGTGAAGCGGCTGATCTTCTCCTCGACGGGCTCGATGTACGCCTCGGCGGGACTTGAGCCGTTGACCGAGGAGTCGACGGTCGACCCGCAGAACCCCTACGCCGCCAGCAAGTCCATTGTGGACATGATGCTGCCGTGGGAGTGCCAGGCGTCCGGCCTCGGCGCGGTGAGCCTGCGGTACTTCAACGCGGCGGGCGCCAGCGGACAACTCGGCGAACGGCACACACCGGAGACCCACCTGATCCCGATGGTGCTGGACGTGGCGGCGGGCAGGCGCGAGGAGTTCCTGCTGTTCGGCGACGACTACCCCACCCCGGACGGCACCCCGGTCCGCGACTACATCCACATCGAGGACCTGGCCACGGCGCACGTCCTGGCACTGGAAGCGGCCGAGCCCGGCAAGCACAAGATCTACAACCTGGGCAACGGCCGCGGCTTCTCCAACCGCGAGGTCGTCGACGCGGTCCGCGAGGTGACCGGCCGCCCGGTCCCGGTCCGGACGGCGCCGCGGCGTGAGGGCGACGCGGTGGCCAGCGTCGCGTCGGCGGACAAGGCGCGCACCGAACTCGGCTGGCGCCAGGCGAAGCCCGAACTGCGCGACATCATCGCCGACGCCTGGGCGTTCCACCGCGGGTGA
- a CDS encoding L-serine ammonia-lyase: protein MAISVFDLFSVGIGPSSSHTVGPMRAASMFADRLRSRGFLDDVARVHAELFGSLGATGHGHGSPKAVLLGLEGLRPEEVDPTEADVRAEEIRQTGRLRLAGTHEIGFVHDKHLVMHRRKSLPLHPNGMRFEAFTASGESLDHAVYYSVGGGFIVDENASGTDRIKADTTPLPHPFLTGDDLLARTRETGLPISSVMLENEQSWRAEADIRSGLLHIWHVMQECVERGCTVDGILPGGLKVRRRAAEMRKTLAGEHFATDPLRVMDWVTLFALAVNEENAAGGRVVTAPTNGAAGIVPAVLHYYTRFVPGASDDGVVRFLLTAGAVGVLFKENASISGAEVGCQGEVGSACSMAAGGLAEVMGGTPEQVENAAEIAMEHNLGLTCDPIGGLVQIPCIERNALAAIKAITAARMALRGDGSHFVSLDKVIKTMRETGRDMSVKYKETARGGLAVNVIEC, encoded by the coding sequence ATGGCGATCAGCGTCTTCGACCTGTTCTCCGTCGGCATCGGACCCTCCAGCTCGCACACGGTCGGCCCGATGCGCGCCGCCTCGATGTTCGCCGACCGGCTCCGGTCGCGCGGCTTCCTCGACGACGTCGCCCGCGTCCACGCCGAGCTGTTCGGCTCGCTCGGCGCCACCGGCCACGGCCACGGCAGCCCCAAGGCCGTGCTGCTCGGCCTGGAGGGCCTGCGGCCCGAGGAGGTCGACCCCACCGAGGCCGACGTCCGCGCCGAGGAGATCCGGCAGACCGGCAGGCTGCGCCTCGCGGGCACGCACGAGATCGGGTTCGTGCACGACAAGCACCTGGTCATGCACCGCCGCAAGTCGCTTCCCCTGCACCCCAACGGAATGCGCTTCGAGGCGTTCACGGCTTCCGGGGAGTCGCTGGACCACGCCGTCTACTACTCGGTCGGCGGCGGGTTCATCGTCGACGAGAACGCCAGCGGCACCGACCGGATCAAGGCCGACACCACACCACTGCCGCACCCGTTCCTCACCGGCGACGACCTGCTGGCCCGCACCAGGGAAACCGGCCTGCCGATCAGCTCGGTCATGCTGGAGAACGAGCAGTCGTGGCGCGCCGAGGCGGACATCCGCTCCGGCCTCCTGCACATCTGGCACGTGATGCAGGAGTGCGTGGAACGCGGCTGCACCGTCGACGGCATCCTCCCCGGCGGCCTCAAGGTGCGCAGGCGCGCCGCCGAGATGCGCAAAACCCTTGCGGGCGAACACTTCGCGACCGACCCGCTCCGCGTCATGGACTGGGTCACCCTGTTCGCCCTGGCCGTCAACGAGGAGAACGCCGCGGGCGGCCGCGTGGTCACCGCCCCGACCAACGGCGCGGCGGGCATCGTCCCGGCCGTCCTGCACTACTACACCCGTTTCGTACCAGGCGCTTCCGACGACGGCGTGGTCCGCTTCCTGCTCACCGCGGGCGCGGTCGGCGTGCTGTTCAAGGAGAACGCCTCCATCTCCGGCGCCGAGGTCGGCTGCCAGGGCGAGGTCGGCTCGGCGTGCTCGATGGCGGCGGGCGGACTGGCCGAGGTCATGGGCGGCACCCCCGAACAGGTGGAGAACGCCGCCGAGATCGCCATGGAGCACAACCTCGGCCTCACCTGCGACCCCATCGGCGGCCTGGTGCAGATCCCGTGCATCGAGCGCAACGCGCTGGCCGCCATCAAGGCGATCACCGCGGCCCGCATGGCGCTGCGCGGCGACGGCTCGCACTTCGTGTCGCTCGACAAGGTCATCAAGACCATGCGGGAGACCGGCCGCGACATGTCCGTGAAGTACAAGGAAACCGCCCGCGGCGGCCTGGCCGTCAACGTCATCGAGTGCTGA
- the gcvH gene encoding glycine cleavage system protein GcvH, which translates to MEFPENLLYTPEHEWVDWTPGTQEPVTVGVTAYAAESLGDLVFVQLPEVGERVTSGAVCGELESTKSVSDLYAPVSGEVVEINKAVADDPALINSDPYAAGWLFRVRVENAEGLLTAAKYAELTGN; encoded by the coding sequence GTGGAGTTCCCCGAAAACCTCCTCTACACCCCCGAGCACGAATGGGTCGACTGGACGCCCGGCACGCAGGAGCCGGTCACGGTCGGCGTCACGGCCTACGCCGCCGAGTCGCTGGGCGACCTCGTGTTCGTGCAGCTGCCCGAGGTCGGCGAACGCGTGACCTCCGGCGCCGTGTGCGGCGAACTGGAGTCGACCAAGTCCGTGAGCGACCTGTACGCGCCGGTCAGCGGCGAAGTCGTCGAGATCAACAAGGCCGTGGCCGACGACCCGGCCCTGATCAACTCCGATCCGTACGCGGCGGGCTGGCTGTTCCGCGTGCGCGTCGAGAACGCCGAGGGCCTCCTCACCGCCGCGAAGTACGCGGAACTGACGGGCAACTGA
- the ald gene encoding alanine dehydrogenase: MRIAVPREIKNHEYRVALTPAGAHELTSRGHDVFVEAGAGLGSAITDEEYTSAGAKVLASADEVWAEGELVLKVKEPIAEEYPRLRAGQVLFTYLHLAADRPLTGALLASGTTAIAYETVQTANGALPLLAPMSEVAGRLAPQVGAFALMKPSGGRGVLPGGVPGVAPARVVVIGGGVAGLNAATIAVGMGADVQILDTNVDRLRQIDAQFRGGLRTIASNSYAVDQAVREADLVIGAVLVPGAKAPKLVSNELVSRMRPGAVLVDIAIDQGGCFADSRPTTHADPTYAVHDTVFYCVANMPGAVPRTSTYALTNVTLPYAVALADRGWQPALRADRSLALGVNVHDGQLVNLPVAEAHSLAHTPLDQVV, encoded by the coding sequence GTGCGGATCGCCGTCCCCCGCGAGATCAAGAACCACGAGTACCGCGTCGCGTTGACGCCCGCCGGTGCGCATGAGCTGACCAGTCGCGGCCACGACGTGTTCGTCGAGGCGGGTGCCGGTCTCGGTTCCGCCATCACCGATGAGGAGTACACGTCGGCGGGTGCCAAGGTGCTGGCGTCGGCCGACGAGGTGTGGGCCGAGGGTGAGCTGGTGCTCAAGGTGAAGGAGCCCATCGCCGAGGAGTACCCGCGGTTGCGGGCCGGGCAGGTGCTGTTCACCTACCTGCACCTGGCCGCCGACCGGCCGTTGACCGGCGCGCTGCTGGCGTCCGGCACCACGGCGATCGCCTACGAGACGGTGCAGACCGCGAACGGCGCCCTTCCGCTGCTGGCCCCGATGTCCGAGGTCGCGGGCAGGCTGGCGCCGCAGGTCGGCGCGTTCGCGCTGATGAAGCCCTCCGGCGGCCGGGGTGTGCTGCCCGGCGGTGTGCCCGGTGTGGCTCCGGCGCGGGTCGTGGTGATCGGTGGCGGTGTGGCGGGTCTGAACGCGGCGACGATCGCCGTCGGCATGGGCGCCGACGTGCAGATCCTCGACACGAACGTGGACCGGCTGCGGCAGATCGACGCCCAGTTCCGCGGCGGGCTGCGCACCATCGCGTCCAACAGCTACGCCGTCGACCAGGCCGTGCGCGAGGCCGACCTGGTGATCGGCGCGGTGCTCGTGCCCGGCGCCAAGGCCCCGAAGCTGGTCAGCAACGAGCTGGTGTCGCGGATGCGGCCGGGCGCGGTGCTGGTCGACATCGCGATCGACCAGGGCGGCTGCTTCGCCGACTCCCGTCCCACGACCCACGCGGACCCGACGTACGCGGTCCACGACACCGTCTTCTACTGCGTCGCGAACATGCCCGGCGCCGTGCCGCGCACGTCCACCTACGCCCTCACCAACGTCACGCTGCCGTACGCGGTGGCGCTGGCGGACAGGGGCTGGCAGCCCGCCCTGCGCGCGGACAGGTCCCTCGCGCTCGGTGTGAACGTCCACGACGGTCAGCTCGTCAACCTCCCGGTGGCGGAGGCGCACTCGCTTGCGCACACGCCGCTGGACCAGGTCGTCTGA
- a CDS encoding TetR/AcrR family transcriptional regulator: MADKPRDPVLDSVWLAERRPSSAQGSPLSREAIVTAAVEALDADGLAALSMRRLATRLGVAPMSLYWHVPTKDAVLELALDETFGELGTPDLDRPWTEEMRLLMRQVRMLFHRHPWLPQVQGRYPNIGPNAVALTESVFTVLRGTGLSMVEASRAGSTVISFVVGFATSEVRWAEETTGTAQPDQAWVTAIVERYRDRFPLFAAQFDIPELWEADTRFDYGLDRVIAGVETRTGQPPR; this comes from the coding sequence GTGGCCGACAAACCGCGTGACCCGGTCCTCGACAGCGTGTGGCTGGCCGAACGCAGGCCCTCGTCCGCGCAGGGGTCGCCGCTGAGCCGCGAGGCGATCGTGACGGCGGCCGTGGAGGCGCTGGACGCGGACGGGCTGGCCGCCCTGTCGATGCGCAGGCTGGCGACCAGGCTGGGCGTCGCCCCGATGTCGCTGTACTGGCACGTCCCCACCAAGGACGCGGTCCTGGAACTGGCGCTGGACGAGACCTTCGGCGAACTGGGCACTCCGGACCTCGACCGCCCCTGGACCGAGGAGATGCGGCTCCTCATGCGGCAGGTCCGGATGCTGTTCCACCGCCACCCGTGGCTGCCCCAGGTCCAGGGCCGCTACCCCAACATCGGCCCGAACGCCGTGGCGCTGACCGAATCCGTGTTCACCGTCCTGCGCGGCACGGGTCTGTCGATGGTCGAGGCGAGCCGCGCGGGCAGCACCGTGATCAGCTTCGTGGTCGGCTTCGCCACGTCCGAGGTCCGCTGGGCCGAGGAGACGACCGGGACCGCGCAGCCCGACCAGGCCTGGGTCACCGCGATCGTCGAGCGCTACCGCGACCGGTTCCCGCTGTTCGCGGCCCAGTTCGACATCCCGGAGCTGTGGGAGGCCGACACCCGGTTCGACTACGGCCTCGACCGCGTGATCGCGGGAGTGGAAACGCGAACCGGGCAGCCACCTCGGTAG
- a CDS encoding MFS transporter: METRAHPQRWLVLGVLCLSVMVVVLDNTVLNVAIPSISTGLGASTADVQWMINAYSLVLAGLLLTSGALSDRFGRKRALVAGLAVFGVGSAVAAYAGSPEALIAARAFMGLGAAFLMPGTLAVLVQLFDERERPRAIAIWAAVSSVGLAGGPVIGGFLIDRFWWGSVFLVNVPVAALAVAAVVLLVPESKDPTVRRPDVPGSVLSTVAMTSLVWAVISQPEHGWGSARVLTALGVGAVALLAFAWWERRTPEPMLDLAFFADRRFSGAITGGVLAAFGMGGSLFLLTQHLQSVLGYSPLEAGVRVAPMAIAVLVVSNLCAGLGARFGAGNTMALGMSGVAAGLLALSSSTADGGYTATLAGLLLIGAGVGIAMPVAANALMSAIPPERAGIASGLNGTLTELGNSFGIAVLGSLLSARFSAGLPDALGDGAERSMSAALQAAAGSPELTLAVREAFVSGMSVSLVVGACAALLGGILSGLMLRCAERAPA; this comes from the coding sequence GTGGAAACGCGCGCGCACCCGCAGCGCTGGCTGGTGCTCGGGGTGCTGTGCCTGTCGGTCATGGTCGTGGTCCTCGACAACACCGTGCTCAACGTGGCCATCCCGTCCATCTCCACCGGTCTGGGCGCGAGCACGGCGGACGTCCAGTGGATGATCAACGCCTACTCGCTCGTGCTCGCCGGGCTGCTGCTCACCTCGGGCGCCCTGTCCGACCGCTTCGGCCGCAAGCGCGCGCTGGTCGCCGGACTCGCGGTGTTCGGCGTCGGATCCGCCGTCGCGGCCTACGCGGGCTCACCCGAGGCGCTCATCGCCGCGCGGGCGTTCATGGGACTGGGCGCCGCGTTCCTCATGCCCGGCACGCTCGCCGTCCTCGTGCAGCTCTTCGACGAGCGCGAGCGGCCGAGGGCGATCGCCATCTGGGCCGCGGTGTCGTCCGTCGGGCTGGCGGGCGGCCCGGTCATCGGCGGCTTCCTCATCGACCGCTTCTGGTGGGGCTCGGTGTTCCTCGTCAACGTCCCGGTCGCCGCGCTCGCCGTCGCCGCCGTCGTCCTGCTGGTCCCGGAATCGAAGGACCCGACCGTCCGCAGGCCCGACGTGCCGGGTTCGGTGCTGTCCACGGTCGCCATGACGTCACTGGTCTGGGCGGTCATCTCCCAACCGGAACACGGCTGGGGCTCCGCCCGCGTGCTCACCGCCCTGGGCGTCGGCGCGGTGGCGCTGCTGGCCTTCGCCTGGTGGGAGCGCCGCACCCCGGAACCCATGCTGGACCTCGCCTTCTTCGCCGACCGCCGGTTCTCCGGCGCGATCACCGGCGGCGTGCTCGCGGCGTTCGGCATGGGCGGCTCCCTGTTCCTGCTCACCCAGCACCTCCAGTCGGTGCTCGGCTACTCGCCGCTGGAAGCGGGCGTGCGGGTCGCCCCCATGGCCATCGCGGTCCTGGTGGTCAGCAACCTGTGCGCGGGACTGGGCGCCCGGTTCGGCGCGGGCAACACGATGGCGCTCGGCATGTCCGGTGTCGCCGCGGGCCTGCTCGCGCTGTCGTCCTCCACCGCCGACGGCGGCTACACCGCGACCCTGGCGGGCCTGCTCCTGATCGGCGCGGGCGTCGGCATCGCGATGCCGGTCGCCGCGAACGCGCTCATGAGCGCCATCCCACCGGAACGGGCGGGCATCGCGTCCGGCCTGAACGGCACCCTCACCGAACTGGGCAACTCCTTCGGCATCGCCGTGCTGGGCAGCCTGCTGTCCGCGCGGTTCTCCGCCGGGCTGCCGGACGCGCTCGGGGACGGCGCGGAGCGGTCCATGTCGGCGGCGCTCCAGGCCGCGGCGGGATCGCCGGAGCTGACGCTGGCGGTGCGGGAGGCCTTCGTGTCGGGCATGTCGGTGAGCCTCGTCGTCGGCGCGTGCGCGGCCCTGCTCGGCGGGATCCTGTCCGGGCTGATGCTGCGCTGCGCGGAACGGGCGCCCGCATAG
- a CDS encoding ABC transporter ATP-binding protein, translated as MHDGSGRIVVQGLTKQFGPVTAVQNLSFTVEPGSVTGFLGPNGAGKTTTLRMLLGLVTPTAGIGLINGQPFQNLGNPGRVVGAVLEAQGFHPKRTARNHLRVYASAIGVPDQAADHVLELVGLGQAANRKAGAFSLGMKQRLALATALLGDPQVLVLDEPANGLDPEGIAWLRTFLQSYARQGRTVLISSHLLAEVEQTVDQVVIVSRGQTMYYGSLDQLRGSQRSRVLVQPSDASALVAALQADGVTGIEQVPDGRLAISGVDAKQVADSALKAGVSIYGIQEERVDLEQLFFQLTNGQFTGAGPNPNPYAAPNPYAGPPNQSGYYAPPTPSQQFPSQQFPPQTYPPQGYPPAQYPPQDYQQQQQTPPPGYQQPGQGGHGGGV; from the coding sequence GTGCACGACGGCAGTGGGCGCATCGTGGTGCAAGGCCTGACCAAGCAGTTCGGTCCGGTCACCGCGGTGCAGAACCTGAGCTTCACGGTGGAACCGGGTTCGGTCACCGGCTTCCTCGGCCCCAACGGCGCGGGGAAGACGACAACGCTGCGCATGCTGCTCGGCCTCGTCACGCCGACGGCGGGCATCGGGCTGATCAACGGGCAGCCGTTCCAGAACCTGGGCAACCCCGGCCGGGTGGTCGGCGCGGTGCTGGAGGCGCAGGGGTTCCACCCCAAGCGCACCGCCCGCAACCACCTGCGGGTGTACGCGTCCGCGATCGGCGTGCCCGACCAGGCCGCCGACCACGTGCTGGAACTGGTCGGCCTCGGCCAGGCCGCCAACCGCAAGGCGGGCGCGTTCTCGCTGGGCATGAAGCAGCGGCTCGCGCTCGCGACCGCGCTGCTCGGCGACCCGCAGGTGCTGGTGCTCGACGAGCCCGCGAACGGCCTCGACCCCGAGGGCATCGCGTGGCTGCGGACGTTCCTGCAGAGCTACGCCCGCCAGGGCCGCACGGTGCTGATCTCCAGCCACCTGCTGGCCGAGGTCGAGCAGACCGTCGACCAGGTGGTGATCGTCAGCCGCGGCCAGACCATGTACTACGGCAGCCTCGACCAGCTCCGCGGGTCGCAGCGCAGCCGGGTGCTGGTGCAGCCGTCGGACGCGTCCGCGCTGGTCGCGGCGTTGCAGGCGGACGGCGTGACCGGCATCGAGCAGGTGCCGGACGGCAGGCTCGCGATCAGCGGCGTGGACGCCAAGCAGGTCGCGGACAGCGCCCTGAAGGCCGGGGTGTCGATCTACGGCATCCAGGAGGAGCGGGTCGACCTGGAGCAGCTGTTCTTCCAGCTGACCAACGGCCAGTTCACCGGAGCGGGTCCCAACCCGAACCCGTACGCGGCCCCGAACCCGTACGCCGGTCCGCCGAACCAGAGCGGCTACTACGCCCCGCCGACCCCGTCCCAGCAGTTCCCGTCCCAGCAGTTCCCGCCGCAGACGTACCCGCCGCAGGGCTACCCGCCCGCGCAGTACCCGCCGCAGGACTACCAGCAACAGCAGCAAACACCTCCCCCCGGCTACCAGCAGCCGGGCCAGGGTGGACACGGGGGCGGCGTCTGA